The window ATTGTTATCCTTCTTACTAATCTTCACCAATTCACTATAAAATTTGGATAGTGCTTTCATTTCATCTTCCGTCAAATCTTCCACATCAATAAGTCGGTTACTTGCATCATGACTGGAAGCAATTAATTCATTTAATTTCAATTGCGTTGCCAACGATTCTTTGTTTTGACTCCGTTGTATTAAAAAAACCATTAAAAAAGTTACGATAGTAGTGCCTGTATTAATTACTAATTGCCAAGTATCTGAATAGCTGAAAAAAGGACCAGATACCAGCCAAATTATAATGGATGATCCGGCTATTAAAAAAGCAGCGGAACTGCCTGTGCTTTTTGTAACAGCGGAAGAGAGTTTTTCATAGGGACTTTCTCTATTAAATTTAAAGCTCATATTGTTTGATTTTAATTTTTTTATTGATTAATAAGCAAGTATAAAAAATTGAATGCAAAATAAACTACTGAAATAATTGTATGCAAAATTTTAGGAATAACAACCCAATATCTATTTTGTTTTTAGTTATTCTTAATCGTAGAATGTATGAAATGTCGAGATTGAAACTGTATTATACCGTTTTCAATTGATCGGAATTTATAGGCTCTGTATATTTTAAATTCACAAAAAACATTTGTAAATCTCCCTTTCCTTTTGCATTAATAATTCCCCGTGATTCAAAAATAAAATCAGGATTATCTTTAATCAGATTATAAGTAGATTGAGAAATATTTACTTTGCCCACTTCGCCATTGCTTTCCATTCTTGATGCTGTGTTTACTGTATCACCCCAAATATCATATTGAAATTTTTTAGTACCTACAATTCCTGCAACCACCGAGCCGGTATGGATACCACAACGCATTTCAAATTTAGAAAATACAGTTTCGGATAATTCACTTTCTCTATGGGTGATGTATGCTTGTATTTCTATAGCTGCCGTTACTGCAATTTCCGCAGAGTTTTCAACAGGAGTAGGTAATCCAACTGCGGCCATATAGCTATCACCAATAGTTTTTATTTTTTCAATATTATATTTTTCTATGATTGCATCGAATGCCGAAAAGCAGGTGTGCATTTCCTTTACAATTTGCGTAGGTGTAAGTTTTTCGGAGAGAATGGTGAAATCTTTAAAATCTGTAAATAGCACACTTACTTGTTCGAATTGTTTTGCTTCAGCAGTTCCAGTCTGTTTTAATTCTTCAGCAGTTTTCTCTGGTAGAATATTCAGCAGCAAAGTATCACTACGCTTTTTTTCTTTCGATATTCGCATGCGTTGTTTTAATAGGAGCAATGCAAGCACAAACACAATTAATAATCCGCCACCTAATGTATTGCTAAATTGTTTTTGTCGTTTTAATTCCTGTTGAGCAATAGCCGCTTTTATTTTCTGTTCGGTTTTTTCGTTTTCCATTTCCTGTTGCAAATCATACTTGCCTTTCATCTCTGTAATGCGTTGCAGAATATTATTACTTGAAATAGAATCCTTCAGATTATTTAAATCTCTGAGATAATAAAATGCTTTAATATAATTTCCTGTTGATTCATATGCTTTATACAAACTCTCCTCTGCTTCAATAAGATAAATTCCAAAAGATCCTTTACCCTTGCATAATTCCACTGCAAGTGAACCATACTTTATAGATTGATTGTATTCATTTATATTTAAATAAGCTGTGGAAATAAATGCATACGCCGGCACCAATGCCGTGTTGTCTTTTAATTGTGGATTTGCATTTATTATTTCAGAAAGTATTTCAATTGCTTTTGAATAATTTCCTTTATTGGTAAACATTTTTCCATAAAAGGAATTAATCTGCATAATGCGTTCAGGGTTATCTCCACCATAATTATTTATTGCCAGATTAAACATTTCAGAAGCATTATCAAATTCGCCTAATTCAGAATAGGAGAGTGCGAGCAGATATTGGGCAGTACCATTTATATTTTGATCTGCATTTTTATTATTAATTATTTCGAGAAAATAGCGGGATGCATCGTTATAATTTTGTATTTCAAAACTCAAAATACCTAATTGCAAATTAGCTCTTGCTATACCTTCATTATCTCGTAACTCAGTATAAATTTGCAGGCTTTTCAAAATGTTCTTTGTTGGGCGATCACGAGGGCCGAAGTTGGTCAACTCTATTTTCCCGAGCAGTAGTAATATATCCGCTTGCTTTGAATAATACGGAATTTTTTCTGCTAAAGTCAACGCCTTATTCGCATATACCAAAGCGGAATCTTTTATCAGCATTGCCTGATATTTTTTTGCAATAAGAAATAATAATTCAGTGTGTATTGAATCTTCGGTGGATATGCTTAATGTAGTTTTTAAAGAATCAATTGTAGATAATTCTTTTGCTTCATTATCAGCAAATAATTGATTGGTATAAATACCGAATGCTATTACAATTAATAATTGAAGTAAGTGGGTTTTGAAGAGCATTTGCTAAGTTAAAATCTATTTTACGGAATGTTAGAATTTATAATTCACTAACTAAATGTATTCATTTGAATTTAGAATTTCTCTAAATTGTAGTGTTGAAGTGTTATACATTTTATATTCGTAATCGTGTTTTACGCAAGCTTTGTCAAGGTGAAAATTGGAATCAATATTTATTGATAAACTGATTTAATAAATTGAACTATCACCTATTATCAGTGTATTTGAGCTGTTTGTTATCTTAATTGTATTAGCTAATTACAATTCAAATTTCCAGTGAGTGAGGTGAAAAATATTGCATTAATTTTTCTGTGCTTTAGCTTTTGAAAGTTGTAAAAGTTTTTTAAATGGAGTTTATCGATTATAAAAGAAGATAGTTTTGTCTATTAATAAAAGATAAAATAGTCTTAAATAAATTAACAGACCCTCAATCCCAACTTAAAACTTCAGAACACTATGCAAAATGAAAAACAAAATGGTTCTATGCGCTCAAAAAGCATGAACTATATTATGAACACAAAGAACTGGTTAAAGCCGCTGATTTTTATACTAATAATCAGTCTTGCCGGGGTGGGTATGATAGGAATTCAAACCTATGTAGATGCACCACCAGAAGCTACATTTAAAGATCAACAAGGAAATGTAGTTTTTACCAAAGCAAATATTCAGGGAGGACAAGAAGTTTTTCATCAGAAGGCACTCATGGAATATGGAAGTTTTTTTGGTGATGGTGCACAGAGAGGACCTGACTTCACTGCAGAAGCATTACACTTGATGACTTTGTACATGATGGATTATTATGTAATTGAGCAAACAAAAAAGACCGGAACTGAACCGGATGCTACAGGTAAAATGCTGATTAATGAGCAAGTTAAATTAGAGCTGAAGCAAAATAATTATAATAAGGAAGAAAATTTTGTAGAGCTATCTCCAGCCGAGGTGTATGCATACAATGGTATAGTAAAATATTACACAGATTTTTTTATTGATGATAATGATGGAGTGGGTTTCCCTCCAAAGGATTTTATAAAAAGCAAAGAATCTACTGCTAATCTTGCCACCTTTTATTATTGGGGAGCATGGGTATGTGTTACTTCACGTCCCGGCGAAACTTTCAGCTATACACATAACTGGCCCTTTGATCCGATGGCAGGTAATACACCAACATCACCGGTAATTCTTTGGAGCGTTTTAGGAATGCTTGCATTTGTATTAATGTGTGGAATTGTATTGTATTTTATCGGTCAGTATAATCAACTGCCGAATAAATTTTTCAAACCACCAACACGAGATTTATTTACAATAGATAGGGTAGCTAAGTTTACACCAACAGCTACTCAAAAAGCTACGTATAAATTTTTTGCAGTTGCCGTTTTATTATTCTTCCTTCAGGTATGTGGTGGGCTGGTAACTATAAATGATTTTATTCATTGGTTAGACGCATTCGGAATTCATATCACTGATGATGTTCCTGTAAATATCTCCCGTTCATGGCATATCATGTTATCCTTATTTTGGATATCTACTTGTTGGATTGCTTCTTCAATATTTATATTACCCATACTTGCAAAAAAGGAAGTTCCCGGACAGTTACGATTAATTAATACAATCTTTTGGTTATTGGTTGTTCTGGTTGGTGGATCATTGATAGGTATGACTTTAGGACCATTAGGTGTTATGGGGAAATTGTGGTATTTATTAGGTCATCAAGGATGGGAATTTGTTGACTTCGGAAAAGCATATCAAGGTTTGCTTATGGTAATTTTCGCTCTTTGGGGAGTAGTAGTTTATCGTGGACTTAAGCCTGCATTTGTGAAGGGTGAAAGATGGTCTTTACCAAAATGGATTATGTATTCCGTTGTAGGTATTCCTGTTTTATTTTTATCAGGATTTGTTGCAAAGCCAGAAACTAATTTCGTGATTGCAGATTTCTGGAGATGGATGGTAATTCACATGTGGGTAGAAGCATTCTTTGAAGTATTTATTACTGTAATCGTGAGTTACTTAATGGTATTGATGGGATTGGTAAGTCGAAATGCTGCAGTGCGTGTTGTGTATTTTGCAACGATACTATTTTTAGGAACGGGGTTATTAGGTATTTCACATAATTTTTATTGGAATGCAAAACCTGTAGCGACAATGGCATTGGGTAGTGTGTTTTCAACATTGCAATTTGTGCCTCTGATTTTATTAACTGTAGAAGCTTACAGATTTAAAAATATGCCTCGACTTGCTGTAGGTGATGTTGCACATAATCAATTAGGAAACTTTGGTTTCCCTGAAGTATTTAAATTTTTAATTGCAGTGAATTTTTGGAATTTCTTTGGTGCAGGTGTACTGGGAATAATTATCAATTTACCAATAATGAATTATTTTGAACACGGTACTTATCTCACTATTAATCATGCGCATGCTGCGTTAATGGGTGTGTATGGAAATATCTCCATTGCAGCTTTATTGTTTGCTTCCAGGCTAACTGTTAAACACAATAAGTGGAATGCTAAGATTGTGAACTTCTCTTTCTGGTCAATAAATATTGGATTGATGTTAATGGTTGTTCTCGATTTATTCCCAGCAGGTGCAATACAATTTAAAGCGGTGGTTGAACAAGGATTATGGTTTGGAAGATCTTCTGAATTTGTTGATTTCGGTACATTCAAAGCATTGACTTATATGCGTGGTATCGGTGCGACAGTGTTTTTTGCTGGAGGTGTTGTTCCGCTTACTTACTTCATTGTTTCCAGATGGAATTCTTTGAAAGATAGAACTACCAATATTTTGGAAATGGATGCAGCTATTACTTACGAAATTAATCATGGAATAACTAATGAAGAAGAGCAAGAAATTGAAAAAGAAATTGAAGAATCTGAATTGGTTAATGGATAAATAATCAATTTTTATTTGGATTAGGTGAAATGAAGTATATACAGTATTTCCGGAAAGACACGGTTAGTGTGTCAGAAGGAGATACTGTTTTTTTTGGTTGATAATTGACTTCTAATTTTAGTCGAACACTTGTATACTTTTTAAAATGGTTACTTACGAATACCAAAGCATAATTATTAATGATTATTATATTTGATTCTTATTTCAATTAAGAACTTACCATGCGCACTCTTTCAAAAGCAACTGTATATTGTCTCCGGGCAATGATTTATATAGCTACTAAAACCGAAAAGGATAAGTACTTTAATATTGGTGATATCTCGCAGGAGTTAGAAATTTCCTACCATTTTTTAACGAAAACATTTCAAACAATTACACAGGCAGGATTACTTACTTCACTGCGTGGTCCTTATGGCGGAATAGCATTAGCAAAACCTGCTGAAGAAATTTTTCTTATTGATATTATTCATGTTTTGGAAGGAAAAAATTTTTTCGATAAATGTTTGCTTGGTCTTCCCGACTGCGGCGCAGCAGATCCTTGTCCGGTTCATAATTTTTGGAAGGATGTAAAGGAATCATTGCAATTGGAATTTGAACAAACTTCACTTGCTGATTTAGCAGAGGGAATTTCTCAAAAGAAAATGCGTATTTAATACTGAATCAAATTCAAGATATACTTTCTTTTTAAAATTGCATTTTTACATAATTCTTTTTTTATCCATACATGATTGCATTCGTGCTCAATTGAAATTATTTCTATTCTATTTTATTCAATCAGTTTTGCAGTTTAATACAAGGTAATTGAAGATTAATTCTTTTTGGGTGCTATTCAATTTAGCCTTCTCTTCCATTTCTTCCACATTTATTTCCCATTGATGTAATGTATATTGTTTTGGCAGATATAATGAATGGCAGGATGCACATTTTGATATATACAAATTGCGTCCGGTAATAAGTGAATCTAAAGAATTACCACTAATAACTTCATCCGCCGCCACAGGCATGTAAAGTGCCGAACTGCATCTTACCAAAAGGAATAAGCCAACAGCAAATAAAAAATAGTACTTAATTAAATGCATAAGAAAATATCAAACGACATTGCAATTTTTCAAATTCTTCAAGATCGAGGTGAGAATTATTTTGTTCTTTAAAAGAAACAATTTGGGGCATCACGGTAAAGTTTGCCCAGAAATTTTTATATACGTAGGAAAATCCGGGGCCTGCATAATAAGCACTATGTTCCCATTCGCCATCTTCAATCACATTGCGATACAAATTTTCAACAGTAATATTCATGCTTGGCGAAATCTGGTAAGCAAAACCAAGACTTATTTCTGCTTTATGTTCTTTTTCCCAATCTGTACCATCAAATTCCGGTTCAGGTTCTAACTCCATTTCATAAATCAAATTGGTGGCAATAGTTAGCTTATCAATTTTTTTATCCAAAATTATTTTGCCTTCTAATTCATATTCTGAAGTACCAATTCCGTATTCAGCATATAGTGCCAGCCCTACAGGATTAGCTACCGGATCTAATAATTTCAATTTCCATTCATTAGAAAAACTAAAGTCGTAGGTTGTGCTCAACGCCATTGCATCCACATCCCCAATTGCTTTTGTTGCTGTTGAAATATTTAAATAAAAGGCGGTTTGCAGTTTTCCTCCCAAACCAATTTCAAATTCAGATCTGTTGTCAAATCTGGAATAGTATTGTTCACGTCCGGTGCGCAGTGTATTCCATATTTCTAATTCCTTTTGACCTTGGTTTAATACACCACTTTGATAAGTATATGTAAATATGCGATCCTGACTATACACAGTAGAAACAGTTAGAATACAAAGTATGATTATAAATAATTGTTTCATTAATATTTTGATTTGTTGGCTGCAAAAGTAGAGATGAGTATAATGGATAGCAATACCTATTTGTAGTGATTCTAAATAAGGAGAGTAAAGAATTGTAAAATGAAAACCTGCCTATTATTAAAAATTGGTGATAAGGTTTTTGGAAGAATTTAGATGCAAGTGATTAATCGAATATTGTTTCACCTTGATGAATAAATGCATTATCCCGCAGTTGTAATAAATTTCCTTTTTTGGATTTTTGTTTTGCAGGCATATCTGTTATTGCACTTGTTCGCAAATTAATTATTTTAATTCCTGTGCTTTGAGAATTTGAATGAGCATAAAAATTATCATACAACACATACTGCAAACTATCGGATTCGAAATACACATAATTTAAATCCAGACCTTCATTTGCAACACCACCACCTCGCAAATAATAGGAATAACTTATCTGTTTCCAACTCATGGAATCATTTGCTGGAAATTCTAAATTAATATTGTGTTTAGTACCGTATCTAAAAATGATATAGGTATTGTTTTCCTCTGTACTAAGAGAAACAACTTTTCCTTCTGTTGTTTTAAAAGAAAGAATTAAATGCTCACCTTCTTTAATATATTCTGCATTAGAAATATTGAAACCAAAAAGATGTAATGAAAAAAATAGAGTAAGTATTAGCTGCATAATTTTTTTTGGGAGTCTATTAGTAAACATTATTTAAATAATGCATGCAATTCTTTAATTTAAATATTGATGGATATTAAGCTTAATTGATTATAAATTTCCCGGCTCCAAAAAATGCATTATTCATTTCTACATTGAAATAATAGAATCCCCTTGCAAGTCCATCCCGGTTTATTCTTAATGGATATTGAGGATTAAATTGAATAGTTCTCAGTCGCATTCCTGCTGAATTATAAATGTATAAATATGCTTGAGAATACTGCGTAGAAAATGCTTGTAAATGAGTTTCGGTACTGAACGGATTTGGATAAAGATTAATAGAATTAAAATTCTCTTCTATGGATTCAATATCTGTCCAATGATAATTGCAATCGCCTTCATATAATGTGGTTACATAATATTGTATTTCGTCTTTTGTTGAGCATAATAAATAATGACTTCCCACTTGATCGTGGTCATCATGATAAGTGATTCCAGCATTACAACCTAATCCTTCTGTGAATTTCAGTTTTTCGTAAATACCACTTACACCTAAGTAGTAATTAAATTGAATAATTTTTTTTGAATCCAAATAATACACAGAATCTACAATAGCATAATTATTATCATCTGATCCTACATAGGTTAGCAAAAAAAATGTATCTGCAATGCTTAAACTCAGATCCATTATTAATATCTCATTTGTGTCCGAAGCATATAAATACCAGGCTTTACCGGTATTAATGTCTTCTCTTATAAAGCCACTTATATAGCTATATATAAATACAGTTTTATAGGTATATCCATTTATAATTGTATCAAATGTGGTATAAAATGAATCAGTTTCCACTGCATCGGGTACTTCGTGAGCAATATTCCATGTTGTAGAATTTTCACCAAAAATGCTTTCGTAAGGTTGTGCATTCACCTTTTGAATTATAATTAGAAGTATAATCAGAATACACTTATTTGATATGGTAAATATTGATTTCATTTATATATTTTAAGTATTTAAAAGTAATACAAAAAAATTTGTATTTACTAAAAGTTGTCTTGACTAGATCTTAATTCTGATTTAGTAAAATATGTAATCTTATAATACTATAAATCAAGAAAGAAATATTACAATGATTTGAATTATTATACAGCAACTATTTCTCTTACTAAAACGCCCTGTTAATTCCAACTACCCATCTCAACTTAAAATAATCTTGTTCTTCAAATGGTGGATGATTTAATAACAATGGAAAATCAATGCGCAATGTCAATGGATTTACAGTTTGTAAAACTCCCCAATCCGTTATGCTAAATGTAGCACCAATTCCGCCATCAATGCGCACAGCAGAAAAAGCATGTGAATTATCTTCTAATTGATACACCATACTTCCTGCGTCGGCAAATACATAAGGTGTCATTTTAATAAATTTCAACAATTTAAAATTGAATAAACGATTAAATGCTAATTCAGCATTTGCTGCTGCTCCACTTGTTCCGGAATACACAAAATATAAATTGCCATCCTTGCCTTCATCCACTACAGTATATCCGTTATATCCTCTTAGATTTAAACCGCCACCCATTTGAAAATGATTCGTAACATCACTATAATCCACCCAATCATTTGGCACCCAACCAGCAGCTCGTGTGAATTTATTTTCTAAATATTCTTCGGGGTTTGCACCTGCCATATATAATTGGGATTCGGGTGCGCTATTATTATTGCTGTATCCTGCTTGTATAAAAAAACGTGTGCGTAAATCAAATTTTCCAAGACGATTATTATTTATTGCTTCCACATTTACACGACCAAATTCCACTTCACTAAATGGTGCATTTGCACGAAGTGATGTAATTATTTTTCCATTGCCAGTAAAGTATTTATAATGATGTTCGTAAGCTAAATTCAATGAACTGTTGTAGGTAGTTCCGAAATGTGTAGTGTCTAGCAGATAAGATTTTTCAGTAGCTTGAAATCCTTTAAGTGCAACCGTAATTTTATTTTGTTGCGACCAGCCAATGCGTTTTTCAATTCCAATGGTACCACCGGCAATGCCATCCATATATTTTGCATTCATGAAGAAATCGCTGTAAGGAATAATGCGATCCGTTGCTGTTTTATAATCTAAGTTAAATGCAAATGGTTGCGCATAATACATTGCTTCATCGTTGTTGTAATTATAAAATCCACCTTGGAATGCAGTTGTATTATACCATGCAGTGAAATTGAAAATGTGCTTGTAATTAAAATAATTTCCGTTGAAATGTACACCTGCTTTTAATCCATCTGTTTCATTAAACCAAAGTTCAGGTCTCCAATATAAACGATAATGATCCGGGTCAGGATAGTTAGCAACTTTAGAATCAAAGCGGGTAATGATTGGACATTTCTTTGCATCATTTAATGCATTGATATCTGCAAGACGATTTGTAGGATCAATAATTACATTTTCTAATTTGCCGGGTACCACCACATTTGCCTTGTAAGTTGTATTTAATTTATCCCAACCATACCATTTTGGTAACACTTGTACAACGTCAAATGCATACGGATTTATTCTTGCATTATCTGCATTGATATTACTACCAGATTTGCCTTGCGGAAAATCTTTTTCCCACCATGTGTTTGGAATATAATAAGAAACAGTATCTGTATTTGTAATCACATCAAAATCCAACGGCATTTGCATACGTCCTATTCTTTTAAATGTAATTTCATATTGATTCAATGGTAAATTCGCATTGGCTAAAGCTTCTGTTGGTTGTATTTTTTTAACACCAGTAATTGCATAATCAATATTTTTAGTTGTCTCCAACCATTGATCAAAAAACCAATTTAAATCCACTCCTGTAAATTGAATAATACTATTGCGAAAATCCTCCGGATATGGATGGCATAAAGTCCATTGAGAAACATAGTGTTGCATTGCTTTTAAAAATAAAGTATCACCCAATACATATTGCAGATTATATAACATAGTTCCTCCTTTATAATACACATTGCCATATCCGCCACCATGTCTGAGTGCACTATTAAAATAATCGGAATGTGTGTTTAAAGGTGAGTCATCAAATCGTGTTGCATCACGCAAATAACCATAATCCAATTCATCAAATTTTATTGGTGTAGGTTCTGAAAATTTTTTCAGATATGAATTACTTTCTTCATATACTATTTTTATATCACCATCAATTTTACGATACACATAAGTGTCGGCAAATTGAGTAAAGCCTTCATCTAAAAAAGCACGATAAGTTTCATTACTACCTATCATTCCAAAAAACCATTGATGACCAACTTCATGAGCCAGTACATCACGATAATACGGATCAAATCCACCATCTAAAGTGAGCATAGGATATTCCATTCCATCCTGTGCATCAGCAACAATTATTTTCGGCCAGATATATTCACCAAAATTTTTAGAGTAGGTTTCTATTAATGCTTTTGTGTAATCCGCTGCATACACCCATCCTGCCGCATGAGGTTCTCGTACTAATGCAATGCAACGCACTAATCTTCCATTCACCATTGCTGCTGTTTCACCAATACGATATGTTGGATCTGCAGTTGCTGCAAAGTCATGCACATTCACTGCATAAAATCTCCATGTTTTTTTATTCCCGGGAATAATTGGAATTATTTCAGAAGGTGGAGACTTCCATTCTTTAGTATAAAAATTGCGAATGTCTAATTGCTTGCGCAAGTTATCAGGCATTACTTCTTCCTGATTTGTTATATATCCAGTTCCATCTACAATATAATGTGCAGGTAATTTTAAATTCACTTCATAAGATCCATAATCACCATAAAATTCACGACCGAGATGCTGATCTGTTGACCATCCGAATTTTTTATCATATACAGCAATTCTTGGATACCAGTGGGTAATATCATAATGCTTATATCCATAACTGTCAAATGATTTCATGCGACGGCGAATGGTGCCATCTCCATAATAGGTTTTGAATTTTATGCGGAATGTAATGCTTCCTTTTGGTTGAATGGGTTCAGAAAGATCTGCCCGTAAAATAGTATTATCCTGAGTTAGTACAACTTGTTTATCCGTTGGGAAACCATTTATAGCAAGTACATGCAAATCTTCAATTTCAGTTCCTAAACCAGCGGCTTCATATTGAGTAAAAGTGGGTTTTATACCATTCACTTTTGTCAATGCATCCAAATAAGAATCCGGTTGAAATGCTTCTTGATATAAATGAAAATAAACAAAAGGCAATGCATCCGGACTATTATTATAATAAGTAAGAATTAATTCGCCATCAATAATATCGGTTGAATCATTCAGCTCTGCATTAATTATATATTGTACATCTTGTTGCCAATATCCTTCGTGTGGCATTTTATTTTTCCAATACCAAGGATTGCCTGCGTCACGATAATGATAGGGTGGTTTGAACGCCTCTGTTGCAATAGTGCCTACTTGTGCAAAAGATTGTGAAATAAAAAGTATAGCGACAAAATAAAATATCCAATTCTTCATTTCTTGTAATTTGTTTTTCAATTATTTTTATCCGTTCAAAAATACAAATCTTGCCGCAGTCAGAACAGTTATATAATGTTGCTTTATCCTTAGTGCCCAATGTGGGTTGTGTTACTGCTAAAAACTTAATTAGTTATTGTGGCAGCGCAGAAAAAGTGTTTAATGTTTCGAAAAAAAAATTATTGACAATACCCGGCGTAGGAGGTGCAATGGCAGAAAGTATTTTACATTTTAAAGAATTTTCACGGGCAGAAAAAGAATTAGAATTTGCAGAAAAAAATAATATCCGAATTCTGGATTTTAATGCAGATGATTATCCTAAACGTTTGCGCAACTGTATAGATGCA of the Bacteroidota bacterium genome contains:
- a CDS encoding low affinity iron permease family protein, with translation MSFKFNRESPYEKLSSAVTKSTGSSAAFLIAGSSIIIWLVSGPFFSYSDTWQLVINTGTTIVTFLMVFLIQRSQNKESLATQLKLNELIASSHDASNRLIDVEDLTEDEMKALSKFYSELVKISKKDNNIFKSHSVEEADDARIKKINRKEEEDNEKESAKKEKSKSGENKSGNKTVASKNSTNTKTTNRKSRRTKK
- a CDS encoding tetratricopeptide repeat protein, coding for MLFKTHLLQLLIVIAFGIYTNQLFADNEAKELSTIDSLKTTLSISTEDSIHTELLFLIAKKYQAMLIKDSALVYANKALTLAEKIPYYSKQADILLLLGKIELTNFGPRDRPTKNILKSLQIYTELRDNEGIARANLQLGILSFEIQNYNDASRYFLEIINNKNADQNINGTAQYLLALSYSELGEFDNASEMFNLAINNYGGDNPERIMQINSFYGKMFTNKGNYSKAIEILSEIINANPQLKDNTALVPAYAFISTAYLNINEYNQSIKYGSLAVELCKGKGSFGIYLIEAEESLYKAYESTGNYIKAFYYLRDLNNLKDSISSNNILQRITEMKGKYDLQQEMENEKTEQKIKAAIAQQELKRQKQFSNTLGGGLLIVFVLALLLLKQRMRISKEKKRSDTLLLNILPEKTAEELKQTGTAEAKQFEQVSVLFTDFKDFTILSEKLTPTQIVKEMHTCFSAFDAIIEKYNIEKIKTIGDSYMAAVGLPTPVENSAEIAVTAAIEIQAYITHRESELSETVFSKFEMRCGIHTGSVVAGIVGTKKFQYDIWGDTVNTASRMESNGEVGKVNISQSTYNLIKDNPDFIFESRGIINAKGKGDLQMFFVNLKYTEPINSDQLKTV
- a CDS encoding cbb3-type cytochrome c oxidase subunit I, with amino-acid sequence MRSKSMNYIMNTKNWLKPLIFILIISLAGVGMIGIQTYVDAPPEATFKDQQGNVVFTKANIQGGQEVFHQKALMEYGSFFGDGAQRGPDFTAEALHLMTLYMMDYYVIEQTKKTGTEPDATGKMLINEQVKLELKQNNYNKEENFVELSPAEVYAYNGIVKYYTDFFIDDNDGVGFPPKDFIKSKESTANLATFYYWGAWVCVTSRPGETFSYTHNWPFDPMAGNTPTSPVILWSVLGMLAFVLMCGIVLYFIGQYNQLPNKFFKPPTRDLFTIDRVAKFTPTATQKATYKFFAVAVLLFFLQVCGGLVTINDFIHWLDAFGIHITDDVPVNISRSWHIMLSLFWISTCWIASSIFILPILAKKEVPGQLRLINTIFWLLVVLVGGSLIGMTLGPLGVMGKLWYLLGHQGWEFVDFGKAYQGLLMVIFALWGVVVYRGLKPAFVKGERWSLPKWIMYSVVGIPVLFLSGFVAKPETNFVIADFWRWMVIHMWVEAFFEVFITVIVSYLMVLMGLVSRNAAVRVVYFATILFLGTGLLGISHNFYWNAKPVATMALGSVFSTLQFVPLILLTVEAYRFKNMPRLAVGDVAHNQLGNFGFPEVFKFLIAVNFWNFFGAGVLGIIINLPIMNYFEHGTYLTINHAHAALMGVYGNISIAALLFASRLTVKHNKWNAKIVNFSFWSINIGLMLMVVLDLFPAGAIQFKAVVEQGLWFGRSSEFVDFGTFKALTYMRGIGATVFFAGGVVPLTYFIVSRWNSLKDRTTNILEMDAAITYEINHGITNEEEQEIEKEIEESELVNG
- a CDS encoding Rrf2 family transcriptional regulator, yielding MRTLSKATVYCLRAMIYIATKTEKDKYFNIGDISQELEISYHFLTKTFQTITQAGLLTSLRGPYGGIALAKPAEEIFLIDIIHVLEGKNFFDKCLLGLPDCGAADPCPVHNFWKDVKESLQLEFEQTSLADLAEGISQKKMRI
- a CDS encoding T9SS type A sorting domain-containing protein produces the protein MKSIFTISNKCILIILLIIIQKVNAQPYESIFGENSTTWNIAHEVPDAVETDSFYTTFDTIINGYTYKTVFIYSYISGFIREDINTGKAWYLYASDTNEILIMDLSLSIADTFFLLTYVGSDDNNYAIVDSVYYLDSKKIIQFNYYLGVSGIYEKLKFTEGLGCNAGITYHDDHDQVGSHYLLCSTKDEIQYYVTTLYEGDCNYHWTDIESIEENFNSINLYPNPFSTETHLQAFSTQYSQAYLYIYNSAGMRLRTIQFNPQYPLRINRDGLARGFYYFNVEMNNAFFGAGKFIIN